GATAAGCGTAATCAACTTATTGGTTTGAATATTTGACCCCGGAAATCTTTAATGCGTGTTTaaacaaatgcaatttaaagATCTAATAAGATAACTTGGgattaaaaaaattacaaaatataaatgcaAACGGACTAACAGCAACATGCTAAAGGGAGAATATCACAAGGCGCCCCATTGGCCTGACCTTcctagaagatcaacaggtgGCATGGTTCTTGCTCCTACAGAAGAAGGCAAAACTAACTTTTCTTCTGCTTGAAACACAAACATGATGGCACCAAAACAATAGCAATACATAGCAAGTACTGACCATCTAAATATATCTATTTTTCTCCCATTTGCTGTAGTTCAATCAAAGTTAACGACAATAAATTTTGTACACTAAGTCTTTTAATCTAAATTAAGCACCAGTTTCTGTCCCTCATAAGTCTGTCGATAGCGGCTCGAGCGGCAATCTCCATCAACTGCATCATGTGTCATAAGCAAGTTGCAAAGCACCGACAAAAGTTAAGGCCCATCTAGCGATGTGCGCGTGACACTATGTATATATTTGCAGTATGGAGATGTAACTTATAGGTCTTCAGCTTTGCAATCAGACTAGGATATACGTATGTATTTCGAGGGATTTTCACGCTTCCATCGATTGGTGGAAGAACACGGCATCTCTGAGGCGCTGATTCAAGATGCAGATGTAGACACAGTTTCTGTTTTCTGATTTCCATTAACGAAGCAACCGAAACAAGCCAGCGGCAGACGCCCGCCTACTAGGGTCCAAGATTTTGTCTACATAGCGTAAGCAATTTTTATGCTCATGTTGCTCGTAATCACCGCTAGCCGCAGGTGGTAAAAGGCGTCCTGAATAGCCTTAGCGCGTCTACGATTATGGCCAGGCATTTGCAAACACCCGAACGCATCTCTCCAAGGCAGCGTTACGCTGATTGAATTGCGCTAATTGCGAATTAAAGCTCAGCGAATCAAATTGCATGAGTTTTAAATCGAATTTCAGAATTTGTGCAATTCGTGCACCTTTCAAGGGCTCACCCACTCCTACTACCGCCCTCTGCAGCTACTAATGAACGTTTCCTACTCCCGTTGCCGCttgtttggcttttatttCGCTTAATTAATTGGCACCGCCAAACGTTAATAAAAAGTCTATGATGCAGGACGCTAAAGCAAGGGAGCTGTCAACAGGCAATGTAAAGCCCTGCCCTTTTTTTCGGCTGAAGCTCCAAAAGGCACAAGAAGACGAAAGTCAAGTGTCCTTAGAGAATATGTGGGTGCATATTGCAATTCTTTCATTTTTCGGCAGTTTCATCCAAAAAAGAACAAACTAATTTTTGTTCTTCCGGCTTGATATTCTCATATTTTTCGTTTTCAAAAGTACGCGATGAAGTGGTTGGCATGGTAAAGGGGATACGGCTAAATAACCTTTTACATGTTGCTCATGCAAAAGGGTTAATTATGACCCCCAAAGCTTTCTAACGAAGGACGGTTCAAGCTGAGTTGAAGAGGATATTTTATTCAGAGAAAGACCAAGAAAAAACAAGCTGAACGAAAATCGTGGTCGTAGGGAGAAGTAGTGTGTTCaacctttaaaattaaattaaaatatttaaatttaatgctGATATTATACTTGTTACATACTTTAGAGCAAATACAATATATCCTGCAAGTATATACCATTGTTGGTGTCGAATTTAAAAGAAATGCAAACTAAGCCAAAACCTTCTAAGAAATTCATAAATTTGCCTTATATTAAATTGAACGAACACATTTTATACGAGAAATAAGATAGTGGGAATGCATATATAGCAGGGtttatattatgttattaTGTGTTGAGTAacacatatattatatattctACATATTTTGCTCATTTGATATCAGGCTCAGACCCAAACAGCAAAAGTTATCAAATTTTCATACGCGAATCACAAAGTCAACCCTGCGTGTGCAACGGCCCTTCACTCATCCCAAGGCACTACGAGTTTTAACTGATTGATATGATGTCATGAGTAAACACGGTATTATTAGAGCCCATGATGCTAATAAATTCAACCGCTTCTgattggaaaatattttttagatataaattaCTTTCCCAATACCACATTTGGATAATAGCTAATACTTTTGTCACAAAATGTGCACGTGGGGCGTGGGGGCATGGTAGTTCTTTTCGTCTGTAGCGGTGCGTCTTCTTTACCCCCTCCACTACAAGTTATGCATACAATTAAAATCTGGCGAGTCACAAAACCAATTCACAAGAACAAACTCAGTAGGACAGCTAAAGTAAaacctgaaatatttttgctGTGTAAACAAGTTGGTAACTAGTGAGAAATATCTTCAGGCAATGAAAGTGTGTCACATTCATAGATGTATTCCATAAGTATGTGGAACCAAGCTTACGTTTTTGTTGCTATAttagatttaatttaaattatttaaaatatatatataatatagtaTAAATGTAATAAGAGCAACATTAGAGTAACATctcaattaaaattttataaatttcatgcCGAGCACCGCCGATCCCGACGGTAAAAAGTGAGAGTCATTAAtgtaagcaaataaaaaactgaTACGAGAGAAAATATATCAGAGATGTAGAGATTGAAAGAAGTGGCAACGGttaagatatatgtatatgcacaAAATACTGGTTTTTTCCCTCGGGTTAAAGCTTAAATATAGGAAACCGAACATTTTATACCCTAGGCCAAAACAAATTGAGCTTATAAATACATAAGGCTTATAAGGTAATTTGTGTGTTGTTTGTTAGGTGTTAAATCCAATATGATAACCTCTGTGTTTTGTAACAATTATTAGTGACAGCTATAAAATGTCATCATTATCAACATTATCTTTAGAAGAGTATAAATGTCGTTTTAAATAGACACAAAAGGCAGACGACTTCCACGCGCTTTGTATTCATCGTCGACTGAGGCCCGACTTCGTTTTCCAtgtgttttgtattttgtgtTGTAGTAGAGCTATGGACCTGTCCATGGATGTACCATACTTGATTGCTTGGCATCTGCTGCTTAGCATGCGCATGCGCTACTGTTTTCTTCCCCAGTTGTATTTTGGCCATTAGCACGTACGGAGTTGCGCCCGCGCTTTGAGACTAGTGTGAAACACATATGAGTAAACTCAACCTTACTTTATATAAACTTTTCTTAAAGTTGGTGCCTAACAAACTTTCCTCGGATTTCGCGCGAAAGTTGGGTTTTTAAAGAAGTTTGTTTCTTTGTGCTGACGAAACAAAGTACTTatcaacaaaataaagaaGAAGCACTGTGAACAAaagcatatatattttttaaaagcaacaaaaacaaaaaagcgTGTAAAATCAACGACCATAAAGCGGGTCAACAGCAACCTTAGCTTCAATTTTCGTTCTGATTGTCGTGCAAAGATGCCAGAAGCCAGCTCACATTCACGTCTGTTCTTCTATTTGCTGTGCGCTGCCTCACTCCTAGCCGTTTCCAAGTCGGATGCCGGTAGTACAAAGAACTCTTACTTTATTTCATACTTTTACTATTTGGTTATTAACTTTATAAATCCGTTCGCAATGCCGATATTTTATCgatttgtaaatatttgtctTGCCTAATGCAATGTacagaaaattaaattgtttatttgtttataagtACATTTTAAGTTAGTCCACAAATGTATCCGGTATGTGAAAGTGCCTAAACTTGTAAATATGTATCACTTgcttttgaaaatatttgtgaTAATAAACTTTAGGAACGATTTTACTTTAATTgcataataaaaacattacTTTATGTATCATTTGTTGTGGTGTTTTATTTACATATGTGTATAATCTAATTACTAACCACTGtgttaatattattattacctATTTGGCATGGAATTTCGATCTGATATTTATGCTTAGGGTCCCAAAAGACCCTAAAAATAACTGAAGATCTTGCAAAGCTTGTTTAGCAACCTATTATCAAATGAAATCGATCTAAAGAGAGGCTTTACTTTGCATAACTTTTCCGTGTACTATTTTAGTTATATATTGCTACCTACGTATTGCTGTCCATGATCTTGACCACATAACGCTCAAATCTTTAGAGCTGCTTGGTTTCATTGACATCAAATTCGGCTCGTATCTTCCACTCAGGTAACTCGTTTGTCCATTCAAGGTTAATAGTTGAAACTGTTAGGCGACCGCTGTGGCTTGCCGGCTACGTCAGTTGGCTTGATGCGGAACTAATTAACATTATACACGGAAGTTTGTTTTGAATGGTTAGGCACAATGcgtttgtttatgttttgtcAGTTACTCTAATGCTTTTTTTAAAGTCAGGGAAATAAGCTAATTATCAGTATTCAAAAACCGAAATAAAATGGGAAAGTAATTTTACGTTTAATCTGTGTATGTATATTCaaaattatatcaaatttGAAAGGTTGAAGGCGTAACGCCTGAATGTTTCTAGTTCCGCTGTTTAATTCGAACTCTTTTAGTACCATTGCAACCACCAACTGAAGATTTGGCCTACGACGCAGCTATACAGCTAGGCTTACTAAACCATCGTCTTAATTTACTAAGCCACGAAGAAGAATCCAGGCAATTAAGTTTACCAAACATAACCCTGGGGAACATCGTGAACCGCATACCCTGTAGTTGTGACAATGGCCTGTGCAAGTGCTGTGCTGGTAAGTCAAATTTATCGTGTCAATAAACCTTAACACAAACGAAACTCAATTGTCTGCTCCTAGGTTTCCTTTCAGTTATTGGCATGAACAGTTGCACAGAAGTGGCATATCGACCTGAAGAATTTTCGTTCGAGTTGCGAATGCGCGTTAACAACAATATTTGGTTCCGACAAAAGGTCTCGGGACAGAATCCCCCTCCATTCTGCTTCCGGCCGCCACGTTTTAATTTTGCTAAAGCCTGTATTCAATTTCATGATATTTGGTTTGTCGGTCGTAATATGCATGTTTGCATGTATATGTCAGGGGAGTTTCAGGGCTTTGAGTTGTTTGAAAGGTAAGATCTGAAACGCTGAGAGTCTTTATAATGAATAAGAGCATAAAACCGACTTTTTTTGAATTCAGAAACTTTGACTGTCTCTTGTTTGGAGATCACGGAGTTAAAATTGTTCCTCCAGAGCAGGGTTATCCTGTGAGGCCTAACGATGTCGATATTGATGATGGAGACGATGATATTGAGGACTACGATGAGAACGTAGTTCGCAGTTTGGCAGAAACGATggtcaaataaatataaatgatgCCTAGATTtacttattaattttaaatattatttatttcaaaagGAATCACTAAATCATTTTATAAAGTAAAACCCTTTTTATACATAAATCAGATGTGCAACATTTTTTGAATAAAGTCCCACCTGTAGGAATGATACCTTTCGTGGCTGAAGTGCGAAAACTGCAAAATGACGTGTTCTGCTTCAACCCGCCGGAGCACAACATAAAAGGGGAAATTAACACGAGAAACCAATTCAACATAAAAATGCAACCTTAGACTGCATCAACACCGCATGAGCCACACGTCGAGGAGAACGAACAGGGCATTTAAATGCATATGCACAAGCACGTTGACTGTTGCACATCGTTTGACTCGCAGTTGACTGAAATAAAGGACTTTAAGACTGCAAGGATGCAGTACGCAGTGCAAGCTGTAGCAACAGGACAACCGAAAGCCAGTACAAAGAGTACGGGTAGGGTTTTATTTCGCACTTGACTGCTCTGAATGCCAGTCGAGCTTCAGTCAAGTGGTGTGCAATAAAAGCGTTTTTTCACAGCATATGAGAATATGGAATGGGGTTATGCATTCAAAAGCTGtgccaataaaataatttaaaacaaaatgaacAAACCACTTATTGCATCTTAATAACTTGAGTACCTTTGTTAGCATATTTTTAGGTGGTTATTTATAGGTCCATATTTATATAAGATTATTAATCACGATATTTTTCTGTTGACTTATTAAAGCCCCTTAAcaataatttataaacaattaaataacaaTCAAACAGCCCCTGGTCATTTCATTAAAGGTGAGACTTTAGGCTGGGTACCAATCCCTCCCAAGAAAAAcaagtttaatttaaaatgcaaatgtaaCCGAGTGGTCATGAAGCGTATTTAGCGCCTctaattgatttgtttacaCTGAGGGCACGCGACACACACATGAAATTGACCTTCCCACTGACCAGCCCTTCAAACCATTCTGCATAAAAGATACTGACCCACAAGGGAAACAAAAAGAAGAGGGGTTACTGGTTGGACATGACGACCCTCTTTGTTGGTTGTTGATTGTCTGTTACCCAGCGCAACAGGTATGGAAACGAATCACTCAGGGCTTTGGTCAGTTGATGCGATTTTCCGCAATATCACCTTTTCCCCGTGTTTGTCCGTTCCCTGGGGTCAATAAAGTATACATTTCCGGTTTCATGTGGTCAACGGGggataaatatttttatcaCGGTCAAGTAGTTAGATCCGTGGCAAAATTACCCACGGCAGTAAGCCGGATtgaatattatatatttgccCTTTTTGATCACGGTATGTAAAATAAATAGATACATGGTAATGGAAAAGAATATGTTTCCTGGGAAGTTTGAATCAATGAGGAATGAATTTACGAAATCGAGGGTGTGGAAACATGCGAAGCAA
This genomic interval from Drosophila mauritiana strain mau12 chromosome 2R, ASM438214v1, whole genome shotgun sequence contains the following:
- the LOC117138695 gene encoding uncharacterized protein LOC117138695, with the translated sequence MPEASSHSRLFFYLLCAASLLAVSKSDAVPLQPPTEDLAYDAAIQLGLLNHRLNLLSHEEESRQLSLPNITLGNIVNRIPCSCDNGLCKCCAGFLSVIGMNSCTEVAYRPEEFSFELRMRVNNNIWFRQKVSGQNPPPFCFRPPRFNFAKACIQFHDIWFVGRNMHVCMYMSGEFQGFELFERNFDCLLFGDHGVKIVPPEQGYPVRPNDVDIDDGDDDIEDYDENVVRSLAETMVK